One stretch of Deinococcus metalli DNA includes these proteins:
- the nuoL gene encoding NADH-quinone oxidoreductase subunit L gives MPLYLLPLLPLLGFALLICVPRLFPGRVGGWLGSGMVLASFLIAVSRYFGLTDTSQTETLWTWLPNMALGENGVTVNLSVGFTWDQLSALMTLIITGVGFLIHVYSVSYMGHDAKFTRFFAFLNFFVAMMLILVLADSYPLMFVGWEGVGTASFLLIGFWFAGRGNPADAASFPARNAEGTSNSNAARKAFIMNRIGDLGFMLGMFLLFKTFGTLSIPQLAERVESVQFDTSTLELACLFLLVGAVGKSGQLPLTTWLPDAMAGPTPVSALIHAATMVTAGVYLVARSHFLYDLAPTASTWVAWVGGLTALYGALSALNQYDIKKILAYSTVSQLGYMFMAVGLHAYTAGVFHLLTHAFFKALLFLAAGAVIHAVHEEQDVRQMGGLRRFMPFTHVVSLMGVLAICGIPIWSGFFSKDAILAAAFESSPWLYVIGLGVALLTAFYMGRWYFLVWQGKYRGHAHPHEADPVMTAPLGVLAALATLGGFLNVPSFLGGGHAFDTYLGRVVPLEGHEIAASTEVLLTVLAVAAGVIGLLWAFAEYRRGSLTDGPLGAASTNALYLDTVYDNLVSAPSRTLAGALDTADRGTDGLINGIAGNAAAPGGLFTMWQSGFVRAYAVSMLLGTAAIIGYWALKAIGGGL, from the coding sequence GTGCCCCTGTATCTGCTTCCCCTGCTGCCCCTGCTGGGTTTCGCCCTGCTGATCTGCGTTCCCCGCCTCTTTCCCGGCCGTGTGGGCGGCTGGCTCGGCTCGGGGATGGTGCTCGCCAGCTTCCTGATCGCCGTCAGCCGCTACTTCGGCCTGACCGACACCTCGCAGACCGAGACGCTGTGGACCTGGCTGCCGAACATGGCCCTGGGCGAGAACGGCGTGACCGTCAACCTGTCCGTGGGCTTCACGTGGGACCAGCTCTCCGCGCTGATGACCCTGATCATCACCGGCGTTGGCTTCCTGATCCACGTGTATTCGGTGTCGTACATGGGTCACGACGCCAAGTTCACGCGCTTTTTTGCCTTCCTGAACTTCTTCGTGGCGATGATGCTGATTCTGGTCCTCGCCGACTCGTACCCGCTGATGTTTGTCGGGTGGGAGGGGGTGGGCACGGCGTCGTTCCTGCTGATCGGCTTCTGGTTCGCGGGGCGTGGTAATCCCGCCGACGCGGCCAGCTTCCCCGCCCGCAACGCCGAGGGCACGAGCAACTCCAACGCCGCGCGCAAGGCCTTCATCATGAACCGCATCGGCGACCTGGGCTTCATGCTGGGCATGTTCCTGCTGTTCAAGACCTTCGGCACCCTGAGCATTCCGCAGCTCGCCGAGCGGGTCGAATCGGTGCAGTTCGACACCTCGACCCTGGAACTCGCGTGCCTGTTCCTGCTGGTCGGCGCGGTCGGCAAGTCCGGTCAGCTGCCGCTGACGACGTGGCTGCCGGACGCTATGGCCGGCCCCACGCCGGTCTCGGCGCTGATCCACGCGGCGACCATGGTCACGGCCGGCGTGTACCTCGTGGCGCGCAGCCACTTCCTGTACGACCTGGCGCCCACGGCCAGCACCTGGGTCGCGTGGGTGGGCGGCCTGACCGCGCTGTACGGCGCGCTCTCGGCCCTGAACCAGTACGACATCAAGAAGATCCTGGCGTACTCCACCGTGTCGCAGCTGGGGTACATGTTCATGGCGGTCGGCCTGCACGCGTACACGGCCGGGGTGTTCCACCTGCTCACGCACGCCTTCTTCAAGGCGCTGCTGTTCCTCGCGGCCGGCGCCGTGATCCACGCCGTGCACGAGGAACAGGACGTGCGGCAGATGGGCGGCCTGCGCAGGTTCATGCCCTTCACGCACGTGGTGTCGCTGATGGGCGTGCTGGCGATCTGCGGCATTCCGATCTGGAGCGGCTTCTTCTCCAAGGACGCGATCCTGGCCGCCGCCTTCGAGAGTAGTCCGTGGCTGTACGTGATCGGCCTGGGCGTGGCGCTGCTGACCGCGTTCTACATGGGCCGCTGGTACTTCCTGGTATGGCAGGGCAAGTACCGAGGCCACGCCCACCCGCACGAGGCTGATCCGGTCATGACCGCGCCGCTGGGCGTGCTGGCCGCGCTCGCCACGCTGGGCGGCTTCCTGAACGTGCCGTCGTTCCTCGGCGGCGGGCACGCCTTCGACACGTACCTCGGCCGGGTCGTGCCGCTCGAGGGCCACGAGATCGCCGCCTCGACCGAGGTGCTGCTGACCGTGCTGGCCGTCGCGGCCGGGGTGATCGGCCTGCTGTGGGCCTTCGCGGAGTACCGCCGCGGCAGCCTCACCGATGGCCCGCTGGGCGCCGCGAGCACCAACGCCCTGTACCTCGACACCGTGTACGACAACCTCGTGAGTGCGCCCAGCCGCACCCTGGCCGGCGCGCTGGACACCGCCGACCGCGGCACCGACGGGCTGATCAACGGCATTGCAGGCAACGCGGCCGCGCCGGGCGGGCTGTTCACCATGTGGCAGAGCGGCTTCGTGCGCGCCTACGCGGTCAGCATGCTGCTCGGCACGGCGGCCATCATCGGCTACTGGGCGCTGAAGGCGATTGGAGGTGGCCTGTGA
- a CDS encoding NADH-quinone oxidoreductase subunit M, producing MIFLPMLGSLLLLVTPKRWRDEMAGLLSALTLGIGFVLWRAGGSDLLSVQWVPALGITYSTELSGVSLALAMVVAFMSFIAVLYAARRIPNPGTMLALILAMETGLIGIFAARDLVLFYVFFEDALLPSLLMLAIYGKQHRMRALVKFAAYTLFGSLLMLVSIIGIKYLGGSPTFALADLRAHVLPAGSTQTWLYVAFLTAMAVKLPLWPLHAWLPDFHEQNHDSGIPDVMGTLYKVGGYGVFTFGITLFPDASMELRPILMGLAAFTALYAAWIAFHQADWKRLLAYAGLSHMGFVALGVFSLNETAVIGAMYLLAFQNLYTGALFLGVGMLQERTGSIAVRVGGVMTQAGALGGLTLALWLASIAVPGLAGFIGEFSILLGAYQVYPWLAFLAGITTIAAAAYALTAFQHTFWQARPPGGIPVADLVHTEWLILSLPLAVAIFFGVYSAPALNLMQPAVKAVLTALGGN from the coding sequence ATGATCTTCCTGCCCATGCTCGGCAGCTTGCTGCTGCTGGTCACGCCGAAGCGCTGGCGCGACGAGATGGCGGGCCTGCTCTCGGCCCTCACGCTGGGCATCGGCTTCGTGCTGTGGCGCGCGGGCGGCTCGGACCTGCTCAGTGTGCAGTGGGTGCCGGCACTGGGCATCACGTACTCCACGGAGCTGTCCGGCGTGAGCCTCGCGCTGGCGATGGTCGTGGCCTTCATGAGCTTCATCGCGGTGCTGTACGCCGCGCGGCGCATTCCCAACCCCGGCACCATGCTGGCCCTAATCCTGGCGATGGAGACGGGACTCATCGGCATCTTCGCCGCGCGCGATTTGGTGCTGTTCTACGTGTTCTTCGAGGACGCCCTGCTGCCGTCTCTACTGATGCTGGCCATCTACGGCAAGCAGCACCGCATGCGCGCCCTGGTGAAGTTTGCGGCCTACACGCTGTTCGGCTCGCTGCTGATGCTGGTGTCGATCATCGGAATCAAGTACCTGGGCGGCAGCCCCACCTTCGCGCTGGCCGACCTGCGCGCGCACGTGCTGCCCGCCGGAAGCACGCAGACGTGGCTGTACGTGGCCTTCCTGACCGCCATGGCCGTGAAGCTGCCGCTGTGGCCGCTGCACGCGTGGCTGCCGGACTTCCACGAGCAGAACCACGACAGCGGCATTCCCGACGTCATGGGCACGCTGTACAAGGTCGGCGGCTACGGCGTGTTCACCTTCGGCATCACGCTGTTCCCGGACGCCAGTATGGAACTGCGCCCCATCCTGATGGGCCTCGCAGCGTTCACGGCGCTGTACGCTGCGTGGATCGCGTTCCATCAGGCCGACTGGAAACGCCTGCTGGCCTACGCCGGCCTGTCGCACATGGGCTTCGTCGCGCTGGGCGTGTTCTCGCTGAACGAGACGGCCGTGATCGGCGCAATGTACCTGCTCGCGTTCCAGAACCTCTACACCGGGGCGCTGTTCCTCGGGGTGGGCATGCTTCAGGAACGCACCGGCAGCATCGCGGTCCGGGTCGGCGGCGTCATGACGCAGGCGGGCGCGCTGGGCGGCCTGACCCTGGCGCTTTGGCTGGCCAGCATCGCCGTGCCGGGGCTGGCGGGCTTCATCGGGGAATTCTCGATCCTGCTGGGCGCGTATCAGGTCTACCCGTGGCTCGCCTTCCTCGCCGGGATCACCACCATCGCCGCCGCCGCGTACGCGCTGACCGCCTTCCAGCACACCTTCTGGCAGGCCCGGCCGCCCGGCGGGATTCCCGTGGCGGACCTCGTGCATACGGAGTGGCTGATTCTGAGCCTGCCGCTGGCCGTGGCGATCTTCTTCGGCGTGTACTCCGCGCCCGCCCTGAACCTGATGCAACCTGCGGTGAAAGCGGTGCTCACCGCCCTCGGGGGGAACTGA
- a CDS encoding NADH-quinone oxidoreductase subunit N, with translation MLTTPTGTDLYALGALFPIFAVLFGALLSTLLGFWVSRRVLTYLNIGMLVLSGASMIALWNQGRAAFTQTRVLDGQSLTTASLHADNPALLLGLVIVVGSLMTLLVSLDTAWRARISFPEFDAMLMYAVTGALLMAFSGDLIVLLIGLEIMSLSGYVLSTLQDSRRAEESGLKYFLLGAVGSAILIYGIAFVYGATGTLNYAEIALRVGSVSGLLPQNTGILVGGALLVLAGFAFKIALVPFHQWTPDVYSGAPTSVSLFLSTVVKVAAFAGMLRVFSGALADAPGWASVLQILTAATLIIGNTAALLQRNFKRMLAYSAVAHTGFLAMALLGTPATGGAALTYYLLVYTLMTAAALAIVAALQRTEAGMEITDMRGLYYRHPGYAVALAICLASLAGLPPFAGFFGKYLAFQAAFQNGYVWLSVLAALTSVAALIYYLRPGMLMFMPDRTPTREYAHGQRPPTTLTVAIGVAGVTVLGLLPNLWYGWVSNPAIWQLLAGR, from the coding sequence ATGCTGACGACCCCCACCGGAACCGACCTCTACGCCCTGGGCGCGCTGTTTCCTATCTTCGCGGTGCTGTTCGGCGCGCTCCTGAGCACCCTGCTGGGTTTCTGGGTCAGCCGCCGCGTGCTGACGTACCTGAACATCGGCATGCTCGTGCTGTCCGGGGCGTCCATGATCGCGCTGTGGAACCAGGGCCGCGCGGCCTTCACGCAGACCCGCGTGCTGGACGGCCAGTCGCTCACGACCGCCTCGCTGCATGCCGACAACCCGGCCCTGTTGCTGGGGCTGGTGATCGTGGTCGGCAGCCTGATGACCCTGCTGGTGTCGCTCGACACCGCGTGGCGCGCCCGCATCTCCTTCCCGGAGTTCGACGCCATGCTGATGTACGCGGTCACCGGCGCCCTGCTGATGGCCTTCTCCGGCGACCTGATCGTGCTGCTGATCGGCCTGGAGATCATGAGCCTGTCGGGCTACGTGCTCTCGACCTTGCAGGACTCGCGCCGCGCCGAGGAGTCCGGCCTGAAGTACTTCCTGCTGGGCGCAGTCGGCAGCGCCATCCTGATCTACGGCATCGCCTTCGTATACGGCGCGACCGGCACTCTGAACTACGCCGAGATCGCCCTGCGGGTCGGCTCGGTGTCGGGCCTGTTGCCGCAGAACACCGGCATCCTGGTCGGCGGGGCGCTGCTGGTGCTCGCGGGCTTCGCGTTCAAGATCGCGCTGGTGCCGTTCCACCAGTGGACGCCGGACGTGTACTCGGGCGCGCCCACCTCGGTCAGCCTGTTCCTGAGCACCGTCGTGAAGGTCGCGGCCTTTGCGGGCATGCTGCGCGTGTTCTCCGGTGCCCTGGCCGACGCGCCCGGCTGGGCCAGCGTGCTCCAGATCCTCACGGCCGCCACACTGATCATCGGGAACACCGCCGCGCTCCTCCAGCGCAACTTCAAGCGCATGCTGGCGTACTCGGCGGTCGCGCACACCGGCTTCCTGGCGATGGCCCTGCTGGGTACGCCCGCCACCGGCGGCGCCGCCCTGACGTATTACCTGCTGGTCTACACCCTGATGACGGCCGCCGCCCTGGCGATCGTGGCTGCGCTGCAGCGCACCGAGGCCGGGATGGAGATCACGGACATGCGCGGCCTGTACTACCGGCATCCCGGCTACGCGGTCGCGCTGGCGATCTGCCTCGCGTCGCTGGCGGGCCTGCCACCCTTCGCGGGCTTCTTCGGAAAGTACCTCGCGTTCCAGGCGGCCTTCCAGAACGGCTACGTGTGGCTCAGCGTGCTCGCGGCCCTCACCAGCGTCGCCGCGTTGATCTACTACCTGCGCCCCGGCATGCTGATGTTCATGCCGGACCGCACGCCCACGCGCGAGTACGCGCACGGCCAGCGGCCTCCCACCACCCTGACCGTCGCGATCGGCGTGGCCGGCGTGACCGTGCTGGGCCTGCTGCCCAACCTGTGGTACGGCTGGGTCAGCAACCCGGCGATCTGGCAACTCCTCGCGGGGCGCTAG
- the cutA gene encoding divalent-cation tolerance protein CutA, which produces MSLVVMVTLPPERAHDVARTLVQERLAGCVNVVGGVQSVYRWQGEIAEDPETMLLIKTSGEKYPELEARIKSLHPYEVPEIIALQFDRALPEFQAWLRESLEDRK; this is translated from the coding sequence ATGTCCCTGGTCGTGATGGTCACCCTCCCCCCCGAACGGGCGCACGACGTGGCGCGCACCCTGGTGCAGGAACGCCTGGCCGGCTGCGTCAACGTGGTCGGCGGCGTGCAGAGCGTGTACCGCTGGCAGGGCGAAATCGCCGAGGACCCCGAGACGATGCTGCTGATCAAGACCAGCGGCGAGAAATACCCGGAACTCGAGGCGCGCATCAAGTCCCTGCACCCGTATGAGGTGCCGGAAATCATTGCGTTGCAGTTCGACCGCGCCCTGCCGGAATTCCAGGCGTGGCTGCGCGAATCGCTAGAAGACCGGAAGTAA